A window from Triticum aestivum cultivar Chinese Spring chromosome 6D, IWGSC CS RefSeq v2.1, whole genome shotgun sequence encodes these proteins:
- the LOC123142537 gene encoding protein SMAX1-LIKE 3-like has product MLSGGYAVVQQALGAEAAGAVSQAACLARQRGHAQVTPLHVASVMLFSAPGGGGLLRAACIRSSHPPSHPVQLEGLQLCLEFALSRLPMAWPPAAATFRHRGVGAPVLALSNALMAALKRAQAHGRRGTTDGGQRQPPMIAVKVELEQLAVSILDDPSVDRAMREAGFSGSRVKANVGKGASPEQSDSVRIHRSDGITSPCPINKKVMATQTSPGAVWDVLHQPGVVPHGSLALRPSYQRGDQACQAKPREAGWSAFVSLTRVATATSWLQLQHDAISTSHFHGTGLQQPTCRQQKFSELTAENLKILCDALELRVPRHKDIIPAIAGTVLQCRSGMRRPAASTTWLLFRGKDVHGKKAMAQELAKLVFGSNAEFAVLNSSKDSSCSAGHLSLKRHMPWDIDNGYVGIRLFEAILENRHRVMFIDDVDKLDPESEIAIENVITTGRIMGCNGGGVVSLEDAIVVLSSEASESRSLASSTHPSKRQRTRELNREEDGAEKGVDSRRFAFDLNAHPEDVESTDEGGVMGVLDGVFCFN; this is encoded by the exons ATGCTGAGCGGCGGTTACGCGGTGGTGCAGCAGGCGCTGGGAGCGGAGGCAGCGGGCGCGGTGAGCCAGGCGGCATGCCTGGCGAGGCAGCGGGGTCACGCACAGGTCACCCCGCTCCACGTCGCTAGCGTCATGCTCTTCTccgcgccgggcggcggcggcctcctccgAGCTGCCTGCATCCGGTCCTCTCACCCACCGTCTCATCCGGTCCAGCTCGAGGGGCTCCAGCTCTGCCTCGAGTTTGCCCTCAGCCGACTCCCGATGGCCTGGCCACCCGCGGCCGCCACGTTCCGCCACCGCGGTGTGGGTGCTCCGGTACTGGCGCTATCGAACGCTCTCATGGCCGCGTTGAAGCGCGCGCAGGCGCACGGACGCCGAGGCACCACGGACGGCGGCCAGCGGCAGCCGCCAATGATCGCCGTCAAGGTCGAGCTGGAGCAGCTCGCGGTGTCAATCCTCGACGACCCGAGCGTCGACCGCGCCATGCGCGAGGCCGGTTTCTCAGGCTCCCGGGTGAAGGCCAACGTCGGGAAGGGTGCCTCGCCGGAGCAGTCTGATAGCGTCCGCATCCACCGTAGCGACGGCATAACTTCTCCGTGTCCGATTAACAAGAAGGTTATGGCTACACAGACATCCCCTGGAGCCGTTTGGGATGTGCTCCATCAGCCTGGCGTCGTCCCACATGGAAGCCTCGCATTAAGACCTAGCTACCAGAG AGGTGATCAAGCGTGCCAAGCAAAACCAAGAGAAGCAGGGTGGTCGGCCTTTGTTAGCCTCACTAGGGTAGCCACAGCGACGTCATGGCTCCAACTCCAGCATGATGCAATCTCTACATCCCATTTCCACGGCACCGGTCTACAG CAGCCTACCTGCCGGCAACAGAAGTTCAGCGAGCTCACCGCAGAAAATCTTAAGATTCTATGCGATGCGCTCGAACTGCGCGTCCCGCGGCACAAGGACATCATCCCCGCAATAGCGGGCACCGTGCTGCAGTGCCGATCCGGCATGAGGAGGCCAGCCGCATCGACGACGTGGCTGCTCTTTCGAGGAAAGGATGTCCACGGCAAGAAGGCAATGGCGCAGGAGCTCGCGAAGCTCGTATTTGGCTCCAACGCCGAGTTCGCCGTGCTTAACTCCAGCAAAGACTCCTCATGCAGCGCCGGACACCTCTCCCTCAAGAGGCACATGCCGTGGGACATAGACAATGGCTATGTCGGGATAAGATTGTTCGAAGCAATCCTAGAAAACCGTCATCGTGTTATGTTTATCGATGATGTCGACAAACTCGATCCCGAGTCGGAAATAGCAATAGAGAACGTGATCACGACGGGGAGAATCATGGGATGCAATGGCGGTGGCGTGGTCAGTCTGGAGGATGCCATTGTAGTGTTGAGTTCTGAGGCGTCTGAGTCGAGGTCGCTGGCTTCCTCAACCCATCCGTCGAAGCGACAACGAACTCGTGAGTTAAACCGCGAGGAAGATGGCGCGGAGAAGGGTGTGGATTCACGTCGTTTTGCCTTTGATTTGAACGCTCACCCAGAGGATGTGGAATCGACCGACGAAGGGGGGGTCATGGGTGTTCTGGATGGTGTGTTCTGTTTCAATTAA